The proteins below are encoded in one region of Paracoccus sp. N5:
- a CDS encoding ABC transporter permease, whose amino-acid sequence MMPAQSRAIRRGYAAFAVLAIGFITLPLVFIVWMSFFSNKILSFPPQGYTLDWYLRAWELSDFRNGFFLSIRTSLIATGIALVLGLPASFALARTRFKGREAINTVLMSPMIVPGIVGGSALFVFFLEVEFLTGWRIAGTSAGLLVAHGLIALPWMIRLVTTALISVNPSVEEAARSLGAGPLTVFWRITLPAIKPGVIAGSLFAFINSFIDLEKSLFLVGPDSTTLQIALINYLEWNFDPTIGAVATVQIALVTALLIVTDRYVKLSRAF is encoded by the coding sequence ATGATGCCCGCACAGTCACGCGCCATCCGCCGGGGTTACGCCGCCTTTGCCGTGCTGGCCATCGGCTTCATCACCCTACCTTTGGTCTTCATCGTCTGGATGAGCTTCTTTTCCAACAAGATCCTGTCCTTTCCGCCGCAGGGCTATACGCTGGACTGGTATCTGCGCGCATGGGAGCTGTCGGATTTCCGCAATGGCTTCTTCCTCAGCATCCGGACCAGCCTGATCGCCACCGGCATCGCCCTGGTCCTGGGCCTGCCGGCCAGCTTTGCCCTGGCGCGGACCCGCTTCAAGGGGCGCGAGGCGATCAACACGGTGCTGATGTCGCCGATGATCGTGCCCGGCATCGTCGGCGGCAGCGCGCTGTTCGTGTTCTTCCTGGAGGTCGAGTTCCTGACCGGCTGGCGCATCGCCGGGACCAGCGCGGGCCTGCTGGTCGCCCACGGGTTGATCGCGCTGCCCTGGATGATCCGGCTGGTCACCACCGCGCTGATTTCGGTCAACCCCTCGGTCGAGGAGGCGGCGCGCAGCCTGGGGGCGGGACCGCTGACGGTGTTCTGGCGCATCACCCTGCCGGCCATCAAGCCGGGCGTGATCGCCGGGTCGCTGTTTGCCTTCATCAACTCCTTCATCGACCTGGAAAAGTCGCTGTTCCTGGTCGGGCCGGACAGCACGACCTTGCAGATCGCGCTGATCAACTATCTGGAATGGAATTTCGATCCGACCATCGGCGCCGTTGCCACCGTGCAGATCGCCCTCGTGACGGCCCTGCTGATCGTCACCGACCGCTACGTTAAGCTCAGCCGCGCCTTCTGA
- a CDS encoding ABC transporter permease yields MSMTEMAVDPAPPPTPAGTPRRLGAAWLSAPAMIFVALGLLAPLALMLRNSLNRYDPAELMISAVTAENYTKFFGDAFYQEVLWRTVGISALSTAICLAAGIPLAYFLARHVAPGTKRVLLLAILVPLLIGNAVRTSAWMLILNDSGVLAAFLGLFGWDGQLGLMYSSAGVTIGLVSVLLPFMVITLNSVFESIDQNLEDAGQSLGAGHLTVMRRIVLPLAMPGILAGSVLCFILSMNAYATPVLIGGPTFHMMAPTVYQQIAKVMNWPFGAALAFILMAVTLILTVGVSVLVQRRYRKWSE; encoded by the coding sequence ATGAGCATGACCGAGATGGCGGTCGATCCGGCCCCGCCGCCCACCCCCGCCGGCACGCCCCGGCGGCTGGGGGCCGCCTGGCTCAGCGCGCCGGCGATGATCTTCGTCGCGCTTGGCCTGCTGGCGCCGCTGGCCCTGATGCTGCGCAACAGCCTGAACCGCTATGACCCGGCCGAACTGATGATCAGCGCGGTCACGGCCGAGAATTACACCAAGTTCTTCGGCGATGCCTTCTATCAAGAAGTCCTGTGGCGCACGGTCGGCATCTCGGCCCTGTCCACGGCGATCTGCCTGGCCGCCGGGATTCCACTGGCCTATTTCCTGGCCCGCCATGTCGCGCCCGGCACCAAGCGCGTGCTGCTGCTGGCGATCCTGGTGCCGCTGCTGATCGGGAACGCGGTCAGGACATCGGCCTGGATGCTGATCCTGAACGATAGCGGCGTGCTGGCCGCCTTCCTCGGCCTGTTCGGCTGGGACGGGCAGCTGGGGCTGATGTATTCCTCGGCCGGGGTCACCATCGGCCTGGTCTCGGTCCTGCTGCCCTTCATGGTCATCACCCTGAACAGCGTCTTCGAATCCATCGACCAGAACCTCGAGGACGCGGGCCAGAGCCTGGGCGCGGGCCACCTGACGGTGATGCGCCGGATCGTGCTGCCGCTGGCGATGCCCGGCATCCTCGCGGGCAGCGTCTTGTGCTTCATCCTGTCGATGAACGCCTATGCCACGCCGGTGCTGATCGGCGGGCCGACATTCCACATGATGGCGCCGACCGTCTATCAGCAGATCGCCAAGGTGATGAACTGGCCCTTCGGCGCCGCCCTGGCCTTCATCCTGATGGCCGTGACGCTGATCCTGACGGTGGGCGTGTCGGTCCTGGTCCAGCGCCGCTATCGGAAATGGAGCGAATGA
- a CDS encoding hydantoinase/oxoprolinase family protein, giving the protein MARIGVDVGGTNTDLVLECAKGVFYHKVPTTLKNQSIGVVQGVRGICDRAGIDPSEVETIVHGTTTATNITIEHNGAECGMITTHGFRDILHIGRHKRPYNFSLHFDVPWQSQPLVKRRNRIAVRERILPPSGEIAEPLDEQAVRDACALFRKRGIGSVVIGFMFSFLNDAHEARAKEIVLEEIPGAYVTMSSELARVMREYERFSTAAMNCYVGPKTAYYLRDLDARLREAGVTSKLRIMQSNGGVSTVESCARRPIRILMSGPAGGVIGGASEGEMAGTPNIITVDIGGTSADISTIPGGQLKIMNQRDTYVAGYPVLTPMIDLVTIGAGGGSVAFIDEAGGFNVGPRSAGSEPGPACYGRGGDEPTVTDAQIVLGRLDPDMALGGDLRLDADLARKAVEEKIARPLGLSVKDAALGIIRIINNNMALAIRSNSVARGIDPREFSIMPFGGAGPLHGVALAEAVSARDVIVPVAPGITAAVGLLKTDLQYEHTEAGILILNSATDAELARINGHVEKLRQSVHEELDADGIAREAQELKIIAECRYQGQGFELRADFPEGPLTQENKQVIIDSFHDAHEQDYGYAYRKAEVELITLRVIGSASVRRIEIPKVQPTDGSTIDRALMFVRPTTFDCGRTLETPRYDRTRLFAGDRVPGPAILVQHNSTTLVPPGYVAETLDYGNTRISKGA; this is encoded by the coding sequence ATGGCCAGGATTGGCGTCGATGTCGGCGGGACGAATACCGATCTCGTCCTCGAATGCGCAAAGGGGGTCTTTTACCACAAGGTTCCGACCACGCTGAAGAACCAGTCGATCGGCGTGGTCCAGGGCGTCAGGGGCATCTGCGACCGGGCGGGGATCGACCCGTCCGAGGTCGAGACCATCGTCCATGGCACCACCACCGCGACGAACATCACCATCGAGCACAATGGCGCGGAATGCGGGATGATCACCACGCACGGCTTTCGCGACATCCTGCATATCGGGCGCCACAAGCGGCCCTATAACTTCAGCCTGCATTTCGACGTGCCTTGGCAAAGCCAGCCGCTGGTCAAGCGCCGCAACCGCATCGCCGTGCGCGAGCGCATCCTGCCGCCCAGCGGCGAAATCGCCGAGCCGCTGGACGAACAGGCCGTGCGCGACGCCTGCGCGCTGTTTCGCAAGCGCGGCATCGGCTCGGTCGTGATCGGCTTCATGTTCAGCTTCCTGAACGACGCCCACGAGGCCCGCGCCAAGGAGATCGTGCTGGAGGAAATCCCCGGCGCCTATGTCACCATGTCCTCGGAGCTGGCGCGGGTGATGCGGGAATACGAACGCTTCTCGACCGCCGCGATGAATTGCTATGTCGGACCCAAGACCGCCTATTACCTGCGCGACCTCGATGCCCGGCTGCGCGAGGCGGGCGTGACCTCGAAGCTGCGCATCATGCAGTCGAACGGCGGCGTCTCGACGGTCGAATCCTGCGCGCGCCGCCCGATCCGCATCCTGATGTCGGGCCCCGCCGGCGGCGTCATCGGCGGCGCGTCCGAAGGCGAGATGGCCGGCACGCCCAACATCATCACCGTCGACATCGGCGGCACCTCGGCCGACATCTCGACCATTCCCGGCGGCCAGTTGAAGATCATGAACCAGCGCGACACCTATGTCGCGGGCTATCCGGTGCTGACACCGATGATCGACCTGGTGACCATCGGCGCGGGCGGCGGCTCGGTCGCCTTCATCGACGAAGCCGGCGGCTTCAACGTCGGCCCGCGTTCCGCCGGGTCCGAGCCGGGACCGGCCTGCTATGGCCGCGGCGGCGATGAGCCGACGGTGACCGATGCCCAGATCGTGCTGGGGCGCCTCGACCCCGACATGGCGCTGGGCGGCGACCTGCGGCTGGACGCCGACCTGGCCCGCAAGGCGGTCGAGGAAAAGATCGCCCGGCCCCTGGGCCTGTCGGTCAAGGACGCGGCGCTGGGGATCATCAGGATCATCAACAACAACATGGCGCTGGCGATCCGCTCGAACTCGGTGGCGCGCGGCATCGACCCGCGCGAATTTTCCATCATGCCCTTCGGCGGCGCCGGTCCGCTGCATGGCGTGGCCCTGGCCGAGGCGGTCAGCGCCCGCGACGTGATCGTGCCGGTGGCGCCCGGCATCACCGCCGCCGTGGGCCTGCTGAAGACCGACCTGCAATACGAACATACCGAGGCCGGGATCCTGATCCTGAACTCTGCCACCGATGCCGAGCTGGCCCGCATCAACGGCCATGTCGAAAAGCTGCGCCAGTCCGTGCACGAGGAACTGGATGCCGACGGCATCGCGCGCGAGGCGCAGGAGCTGAAGATCATCGCCGAATGCCGCTATCAGGGCCAGGGCTTCGAGCTGCGCGCCGATTTCCCCGAGGGGCCGCTGACGCAGGAGAACAAGCAGGTCATCATCGACAGCTTCCACGACGCGCATGAACAGGACTACGGCTATGCCTATCGCAAGGCCGAGGTGGAACTGATCACGCTGCGGGTCATCGGCTCGGCCAGCGTGCGCCGGATCGAGATCCCCAAGGTGCAGCCCACCGACGGATCGACCATCGACCGGGCGCTGATGTTCGTGCGCCCGACCACCTTCGACTGCGGCCGGACGCTGGAAACGCCGCGCTACGACCGCACCAGGCTGTTTGCGGGCGACCGCGTGCCGGGGCCGGCGATCCTGGTCCAGCACAATTCCACCACCCTGGTCCCGCCCGGCTATGTGGCCGAGACGCTGGATTACGGCAACACGCGCATCAGCAAGGGGGCGTGA
- a CDS encoding LysR family transcriptional regulator: protein MSDHSGIENVHSFVTLAQELSFRRAAERLHLDQSALSRRIQKLEATLGFRLLERTTREVRLTQAGRSFYDDNADLLRGYASSIQLARRIAEGKLGALNVGYMAFAATELMPAAVARFRQAHPEVDLKIRYIRTQGQKIALANDEIDLGYMIGPFDHADYHSLTLSLEPLYVVTPRNHALLRLAVVTPADLAGQDIILGDTHEWEEYRWRLANLFSAEGISLNIAIEASNTLALLGLVAAGLGVTVYPESLIGFLGRSVEVRPIIHPQFRISTVLAWKRSNRSRQVREFVEVAKLAGMR from the coding sequence ATGAGCGATCATTCCGGCATCGAGAATGTTCATTCCTTCGTCACCCTGGCCCAGGAATTGAGCTTTCGCCGCGCCGCCGAACGCCTGCACCTGGACCAGTCGGCGCTGAGCCGGCGCATCCAGAAGCTTGAAGCCACGCTGGGTTTCCGCCTGCTGGAGCGGACCACGCGCGAGGTCCGGCTGACCCAGGCCGGGCGCAGCTTCTACGACGACAATGCCGACCTGCTGCGCGGCTATGCGTCCTCGATCCAGCTGGCGCGCCGCATCGCCGAGGGCAAGCTGGGCGCGCTGAACGTGGGCTACATGGCCTTCGCGGCCACCGAATTGATGCCCGCCGCGGTGGCGCGGTTCCGGCAGGCCCATCCCGAGGTGGACCTGAAGATCCGCTATATCCGCACCCAGGGTCAGAAGATCGCCCTAGCCAATGACGAGATCGACCTGGGCTACATGATCGGGCCGTTCGATCACGCGGATTACCACAGCCTGACGCTGTCGCTCGAACCGCTCTATGTGGTGACGCCGCGCAACCATGCGCTGCTGCGCCTGGCCGTCGTCACGCCCGCCGACCTGGCGGGCCAGGACATCATCCTGGGCGATACCCATGAATGGGAGGAATACCGCTGGCGCCTGGCCAACCTGTTCAGCGCCGAGGGCATATCGCTGAACATCGCCATCGAGGCATCGAACACCCTGGCCCTGCTGGGCCTGGTCGCGGCCGGGCTGGGCGTGACCGTCTATCCCGAAAGCCTGATCGGTTTCCTGGGCCGCAGCGTCGAGGTGCGCCCGATCATCCACCCGCAGTTCCGCATCAGCACCGTCCTCGCTTGGAAACGGTCGAACCGGTCGCGCCAGGTCCGCGAATTCGTGGAGGTCGCCAAGCTGGCCGGGATGCGCTAG
- a CDS encoding LysR family transcriptional regulator translates to MGLDLRHLRAFSAVGNELHFGRAADALHIAQPALTKTIQQLEAEVGVPLLLRTTRRVELTAAGKAFLSEIATVEGQIDRAINSARHAARGIRGELRIAYTDFAINGHLPHVLRDFASAHPDIRLDLIFMPTTLQHVALLQQSIDIGFMIGPFEHKTTRQMIFDQDDYVALLPSSHPLCAQPSLTLAQLADEPFVLGTGDNWAAFRSRLFAECRSRGFFPNIVLEASNSEGIFGLVVAGVGVTIYSSCVGNLPRLGVAVRPLRDVTNKLPVTAVWDRTNRSEVLETFLKFLRSQGRNSVPALP, encoded by the coding sequence ATGGGCTTGGACCTTCGCCATCTGCGCGCTTTTTCGGCAGTCGGAAACGAGCTGCATTTCGGCCGCGCGGCCGATGCGCTGCATATCGCGCAACCCGCCCTGACCAAGACCATCCAGCAGCTTGAGGCGGAGGTGGGCGTGCCCCTGCTGCTGCGCACCACCCGCCGGGTGGAGCTGACGGCGGCGGGCAAGGCCTTCCTGTCCGAGATCGCGACCGTGGAGGGCCAGATCGACCGCGCCATCAACAGCGCCCGCCATGCGGCGCGCGGCATCCGGGGCGAATTGCGAATCGCCTATACCGATTTCGCCATCAACGGCCACCTGCCCCATGTGCTGCGCGATTTCGCCAGCGCGCATCCCGACATCCGGCTGGACCTGATCTTCATGCCGACGACCCTCCAGCATGTCGCGCTGCTGCAGCAAAGCATCGACATCGGCTTCATGATCGGGCCTTTCGAGCACAAGACGACCCGGCAGATGATCTTCGACCAGGATGATTATGTGGCGCTGCTGCCCAGTTCGCACCCGCTTTGCGCCCAACCGTCCCTGACCCTGGCGCAATTGGCGGACGAGCCATTCGTGCTGGGCACCGGCGACAACTGGGCCGCGTTCCGCAGCAGGCTGTTCGCGGAATGCCGCAGCCGGGGGTTCTTTCCGAATATCGTGCTGGAGGCGTCGAACAGCGAGGGCATCTTCGGGCTGGTGGTCGCGGGGGTGGGCGTCACGATCTATTCCAGCTGCGTCGGCAACCTGCCGCGCCTGGGCGTCGCCGTGCGCCCGCTGCGGGACGTGACCAACAAGCTGCCGGTCACCGCGGTCTGGGACCGCACGAACAGGTCCGAGGTGCTGGAAACCTTCTTGAAATTCCTGCGGAGCCAGGGCCGGAACAGCGTCCCGGCCCTGCCCTAG
- a CDS encoding extracellular solute-binding protein: protein MASRIIDSATFSRRGTLGLLLGGVAAAAIAPRRGWAAGGTVVVSNWGGDWNDRTVRYVEKPLLEDKGFSIVRDLGTEPERKAKLISEKRIRRASADVIHVNSSDAFELQKQGVVAELDTARIPNYADTAPELQSPSFVPWLYSGVVIIYDTTKVSEPPKSYAELWDPKWAGKVGLTNQLYFNYMMMAGLVEKGDMTSVEDGKARLQRLVADSKPRLYAAHQQLQAGLANGEVEIAVNYKARGLQWAHDGLPLAIQYPEEGAIAVTFGACLTQFAANPDAGYAYLDAMLDRQAMAGLAEASFYAPANTKAALSDDLRRLVDFSAEERAKMRFLDFDYVAQNTAAWLEWWNKSFAV, encoded by the coding sequence ATGGCAAGCCGTATCATCGATTCCGCAACATTTTCGCGCCGTGGCACGCTGGGCCTTTTGCTCGGCGGCGTGGCCGCAGCCGCCATCGCGCCGCGCAGGGGCTGGGCCGCCGGCGGCACGGTCGTGGTGTCGAACTGGGGCGGCGACTGGAACGACCGCACGGTCCGTTACGTCGAAAAGCCGCTGCTCGAGGACAAGGGCTTCAGCATCGTCCGCGACCTGGGAACCGAACCCGAGCGCAAGGCCAAGCTGATCAGCGAAAAGCGCATCCGCCGCGCCTCGGCCGACGTGATCCATGTCAACAGCTCGGACGCCTTCGAATTGCAGAAGCAGGGGGTGGTCGCCGAACTGGATACCGCGCGCATCCCGAATTACGCCGATACCGCCCCGGAGCTGCAAAGCCCCTCTTTCGTCCCCTGGCTCTATAGCGGCGTGGTCATCATCTATGACACCACCAAGGTCTCCGAGCCGCCGAAATCCTATGCCGAGCTTTGGGATCCGAAATGGGCGGGCAAGGTCGGGCTGACCAACCAGCTTTACTTCAACTACATGATGATGGCCGGGCTGGTCGAAAAGGGCGACATGACCAGCGTCGAGGACGGCAAGGCCCGCCTGCAACGCCTGGTCGCGGACAGCAAGCCGCGCCTTTACGCCGCCCACCAGCAATTGCAGGCCGGGCTGGCCAATGGCGAGGTCGAGATCGCCGTGAACTACAAGGCGCGCGGGCTGCAATGGGCGCATGACGGGCTGCCGCTGGCGATCCAGTATCCCGAGGAGGGCGCCATCGCCGTGACCTTCGGCGCCTGCCTGACGCAGTTCGCCGCCAACCCCGATGCGGGCTATGCCTATCTGGACGCCATGCTGGACCGCCAAGCCATGGCGGGCCTGGCCGAGGCCAGCTTCTATGCCCCGGCCAACACCAAGGCCGCGCTGTCGGACGACCTGCGCCGCCTCGTCGATTTCTCGGCCGAGGAGCGGGCGAAGATGCGCTTCCTCGATTTCGACTATGTGGCGCAGAACACCGCCGCCTGGCTGGAATGGTGGAACAAGTCCTTCGCCGTCTGA
- a CDS encoding isochorismatase family protein codes for MSEVDTKELDRLLQEAFDTATKLYKERGFQRRVGFGKRPALVSVDLANAWTRPGNPFTCDQEKMDNEIIPGMQKLLKAFRAARLPVVHVTTAYEITDRNADFTDMGLWHNKIPVDVVDIKDKDLWAIDSRIAPIEGEYTLLKKRASSFHGTELAGILRANGVDTILVTGVTACACVRQTICDGIADGFRTIAVKEAIGDRVPGAVAWNLFDIDAKFGDVHTVDECVAYIDGLGAQRIAAE; via the coding sequence ATGAGCGAAGTGGACACCAAGGAACTGGACCGCCTGCTGCAGGAAGCCTTCGACACCGCCACCAAACTTTACAAGGAGCGCGGCTTTCAGCGCCGCGTCGGCTTCGGCAAGCGTCCGGCCCTGGTCAGCGTCGATCTGGCGAATGCCTGGACCCGCCCCGGCAACCCCTTCACCTGCGACCAGGAGAAGATGGACAACGAGATCATCCCCGGCATGCAGAAGCTGCTGAAGGCGTTCCGCGCCGCGCGCCTGCCGGTCGTGCATGTCACCACGGCCTACGAGATCACCGACCGCAATGCCGATTTCACCGACATGGGCCTGTGGCACAACAAGATCCCGGTCGATGTGGTGGACATCAAGGACAAGGACCTGTGGGCCATCGACAGCCGCATCGCGCCCATCGAAGGCGAATACACGCTGTTGAAAAAGCGCGCCTCGTCCTTCCACGGCACCGAGCTGGCGGGCATCCTGCGCGCGAATGGCGTGGACACCATCCTGGTCACCGGCGTGACCGCCTGCGCCTGCGTGCGCCAGACCATCTGCGACGGCATTGCCGACGGCTTCCGCACCATCGCGGTCAAGGAAGCCATCGGCGACCGCGTGCCGGGCGCGGTGGCCTGGAACCTGTTCGACATCGACGCCAAGTTCGGCGACGTCCACACCGTCGATGAATGCGTGGCCTATATCGATGGCCTCGGCGCGCAGAGGATCGCGGCGGAATAA
- a CDS encoding dipeptidase, with translation MNDLTPVSGADALHARLTVVDGLIVSDFDRAIFQDMRQGGITAANCTCCIWEGFTATMRNIMQWKQWFRDNDDLILQVRSTADIRRAKAEDKTGIILGWQNITGIEDQIGYLSLFKDLGVGIIQMAYNTQNLVATGCYESRDGGLSDFGHEVVAEMNRLGILCDLSHVGAQSSRDVILASRQPVAYSHCLPAGLKAHPRNKTDEELRFIVDHGGFVGVTMFTPFLARGTDATVDDYVDAMEYVINLCGEERVGYGTDFTQGHGQAFFDWISHDKGYARRLTDLGTIRNPAGLESIGHTGALTAAMQRRNWPEARIERIMGGNWVALLAEVWGA, from the coding sequence ATGAACGACCTGACCCCCGTTTCCGGGGCCGATGCCCTGCACGCCCGGCTGACCGTCGTGGACGGGCTGATCGTGTCGGATTTCGACCGTGCGATCTTTCAGGACATGCGGCAGGGCGGCATCACGGCCGCCAACTGCACCTGCTGCATCTGGGAGGGTTTCACCGCCACGATGCGCAACATCATGCAGTGGAAGCAGTGGTTTCGCGACAATGACGACCTGATCCTGCAAGTGCGCAGCACCGCCGACATCCGCCGCGCCAAGGCCGAGGACAAGACTGGCATCATCCTGGGCTGGCAGAACATCACCGGCATCGAGGATCAGATCGGCTATCTGTCGCTGTTCAAGGATCTGGGCGTCGGCATCATCCAGATGGCCTACAACACCCAGAACCTGGTCGCGACGGGCTGCTATGAATCCAGGGACGGTGGGCTGTCGGATTTCGGGCATGAGGTGGTGGCCGAGATGAACCGCCTAGGCATCCTGTGCGACCTGTCCCATGTCGGCGCGCAAAGCAGCCGCGATGTGATCCTGGCCTCGCGCCAGCCGGTCGCCTATTCCCATTGCCTGCCCGCCGGGCTGAAGGCGCATCCGCGCAACAAGACGGACGAGGAGTTGCGCTTCATCGTCGACCATGGCGGCTTCGTGGGCGTGACCATGTTCACGCCCTTCCTGGCGCGTGGGACCGATGCGACGGTCGACGACTATGTCGATGCGATGGAATATGTCATCAATCTCTGCGGCGAAGAGCGGGTCGGCTACGGCACCGACTTCACCCAAGGCCATGGGCAGGCGTTCTTCGACTGGATCAGCCATGACAAGGGTTATGCCCGCCGCCTGACCGATCTGGGCACGATCAGGAATCCGGCCGGTCTGGAATCGATCGGCCATACCGGCGCGCTGACCGCCGCCATGCAGCGCCGGAACTGGCCCGAGGCGCGGATCGAGCGCATCATGGGCGGGAACTGGGTCGCCCTGCTGGCCGAGGTCTGGGGCGCCTGA
- a CDS encoding ABC transporter ATP-binding protein: protein MSDVVLQDVAKHYGTAVAVENMTLRIADGELVALLGPSGCGKTTTLRMIGGFVDATKGRITVGGRDVTGLPPNRRNMGFVFQNYALFPHMTVAQNVAFGLEMRKVNRSDAARRVREALARVRLSQYADRLPKQMSGGQQQRVALARALVIEPDVLLLDEPLSNLDASLRQEMKLEIRQLQQSLGLTTVFVTHDQDEAMSTSDRMVLMYDGRVEQVGAPDQMYTQPRSAFAAGFLGIPNLLRGRMAADHASFVTDAGPVLRLAGQVPVAGPACLALRPEVVAIQATPPAEGVNALAGRVEVMSFHGAAVEYQIATEAGPRMTARATAPGLGGAAPVPQGSRVWLCWPPAAGVIVSEH from the coding sequence ATGTCTGACGTCGTTCTTCAGGATGTCGCCAAGCATTACGGCACCGCCGTCGCGGTGGAGAACATGACCCTGCGCATCGCCGATGGCGAGCTGGTGGCGCTGCTGGGGCCTTCGGGCTGCGGCAAGACCACCACCCTGCGCATGATCGGCGGCTTCGTCGATGCGACCAAGGGGCGGATCACGGTGGGCGGGCGCGACGTGACCGGCCTGCCGCCCAACCGGCGCAATATGGGCTTCGTGTTCCAGAACTATGCCCTGTTCCCGCATATGACGGTGGCGCAGAACGTGGCCTTCGGGCTGGAGATGCGCAAGGTGAACAGATCCGACGCCGCCCGCCGCGTGCGCGAGGCGCTGGCGCGGGTGCGCCTGTCGCAATATGCCGACCGCCTGCCCAAGCAGATGTCGGGCGGCCAGCAGCAGCGCGTGGCCCTGGCCCGGGCGCTGGTGATCGAACCCGACGTGCTGCTGCTGGACGAACCGCTGTCGAACCTGGATGCCTCGCTGCGCCAGGAGATGAAGCTGGAGATCCGCCAGTTGCAGCAATCCCTGGGCCTGACCACGGTCTTCGTCACCCATGACCAGGACGAGGCGATGAGCACCTCCGACCGCATGGTGCTGATGTATGATGGCCGGGTCGAACAGGTCGGCGCGCCCGACCAGATGTATACCCAGCCCCGCTCTGCCTTTGCCGCCGGCTTCCTCGGCATTCCGAACCTGCTGCGCGGGCGCATGGCGGCCGATCACGCCAGCTTCGTGACCGATGCGGGGCCGGTCCTGCGCCTGGCAGGGCAGGTGCCCGTCGCCGGTCCCGCCTGCCTGGCGCTGCGCCCCGAGGTGGTGGCGATCCAGGCCACCCCGCCCGCCGAAGGCGTCAACGCGCTGGCGGGCCGGGTCGAGGTGATGAGCTTTCACGGCGCAGCGGTGGAATACCAGATCGCGACCGAGGCCGGCCCGCGCATGACCGCGCGTGCCACCGCGCCCGGGCTGGGCGGCGCCGCGCCGGTGCCGCAGGGCAGCCGCGTCTGGCTGTGCTGGCCCCCTGCGGCCGGCGTGATCGTCAGCGAACACTGA